One Aegilops tauschii subsp. strangulata cultivar AL8/78 chromosome 7, Aet v6.0, whole genome shotgun sequence genomic window carries:
- the LOC109764785 gene encoding aconitate hydratase, cytoplasmic isoform X1, producing MATSSSNSNPFSFVLRGLRDRDGGNCGSYYSILDLGDQRIDKLPYTIRVLLESAVRNCDEFQITKEDVEKIMGWEKTSLEQVEIPFKPSRVILQDFTGVPVLVDLASMRDAMSELGGNPDKINPMVPADLVIDHSVTANVVRSQNAIQANMELEFERNKERFAFLKWGSSAFHNMLIIPPGSGIVHQVNLEYLARVVFNRDGLLYPDSVLGTDSHTTMINGLGVVGWGVGGIDAEAAMLGQPMSMVLPGVVGFKLHGTLRDGVTATDLVLTVTQMLRKHGVVGKFVEFYGRGMEELALADRATIANMAPEYGATVGFFPVDHITLEYLKMTGREDETVSTIEAYLRANKMFVDYNEPKIEPTYSSYIELDLGDVEPCISGPKRPHDRVTLKDMKADWHACLENKIGFKGYGIPKDLQNRVVKFDFHGQTAELKHGTVVIAAITSCTNTSNPTVMIASGLVAKKAYELGLEVKPWIKTSLAPGSGVVTKYLLRSGLLKYLSDLGFNLVGYGCTTCIGNSGDLDQIVADAITENDIIAAAVLSGNRNFEGRIHPLTQANYLASPPLVVVYALAGTVDINFEEEPIGTGKGNRPIFLRDIWPSSKKVSEIVHSNVLVDMFKSTYEAITKGNPMWNQLVVPTADVYSWDPNSTYIREPPFFKGMSMDPPGPHSIKDAYCLLCFGDCVTTDHISPAGSIHKDSPAAKYLVDHSVKPGDFNSYGSRRGNYEVMMRGTFGNIRIVNKLLDGEPGPKTIHVPTREKLYVYDAAMRYKNDGQDTIVLAGSEYGTGSSRDWDAKRTMLLGVKAVIAKSSERIHRSNLVGMGVIPLCFKSGEDMDSIGLTGQEQYTIHLPSSVHEMQPGQDIVVTTSTRKSFTCTLRFDTEVELSYFDHGGILQYVMRKLISSAH from the exons ATGG CTaccagcagcagcaacagcaatcCATTCAGCTTCGTGTTGAGGGGGCTCCGAGACCGCGACGGTGGCAATTGTGGCAGCTACTACAGCATCCTCGACCTAGGCGATCAGCGAATAG ATAAACTGCCATACACCATTCGTGTTCTTCTTGAATCTGCGGTACGTAATTGTGACGAGTTCCAAATAACCAAGGAGGATGTAGAGAAGATCATGGGCTGGGAGAAAACCTCCCTGGAGCAAGTTGAAATACCATTCAAACCCTCACGTGTGATACTTCAG GATTTTACCGGTGTGCCTGTCCTTGTTGACCTTGCAAGCATGCGTGACGCAATGTCGGAATTAGGTGGCAATCCTGATAAGATTAACCCGATG GTTCCAGCAGACCTTGTAATTGATCACTCAGTAACTGCTAATGTGGTGAGGTCACAAAATGCGATACAGGCCAATATGGAACTGGAATTCGAGAGAAACAAGGAACGGTTCGCCTTCCTTAAATGGGGGTCTTCTGCATTTCACAATATGCTTATCATACCTCCTGGTTCTGGTATTGTTCATCAG GTAAATCTTGAGTATCTTGCCAGAGTTGTTTTCAACAGAGATGGCCTTCTTTATCCTGATAGTGTTCTGGGGACTGATTCCCACACTACAATGATAAATGGACTGGGTGTTGTTGGTTGGGGGGTTGGAGGGATTGATGCTGAGGCAGCTATGCTTGGTCAG CCCATGAGCATGGTATTACCTGGTGTCGTTGGATTCAAGCTACATGGAACACTAAGGGATGGGGTCACAGCAACTGATCTAGTTCTCACAGTTACCCAAATGCTTCGGAAACATGGTGTTGTTGGAAAGTTTGTGGAGTTCTATG GCCGAGGTATGGAAGAGCTTGCATTGGCTGATAGAGCAACAATTGCAAATATGGCACCAGAGTATGGAGCAACTGTTGGTTTCTTTCCAGTTGACCATATCACCTTAGAATATCTTAAAATGACTGGAAGAGAAGATGAAACT GTATCAACAATAGAGGCATATCTACGTGCAAACAAAATGTTTGTGGATTACAATGAA CCTAAAATAGAACCGACATATTCATCGTACATAGAATTGGATCTGGGAGATGTTGAGCCATGTATTTCTGGTCCGAAGAG ACCTCATGATCGAGTCACCTTAAAAGACATGAAGGCAGACTGGCATGCATGTCTGGAAAATAAAATTGGTTTCAAG GGTTATGGTATCCCAAAAGATTTGCAAAATAGAGTTGTGAAGTTTGATTTTCATGGGCAAACTGCAGAGCTTAAACATGGGACTGTTGTCATAGCTGCTATCACAAGCTGCACAAACACCTCAAACCCCACCGTTATGATTGCTTCTGGGTTGGTTGCAAAGAAAGCTTACGAGTTGGGCCTCGAG GTCAAACCATGGATTAAAACAAGTCTTGCACCTGGGTCAGGAGTTGTTACCAAATATCTGCTTAGGAG TGGTTTGCTGAAGTACTTAAGCGACCTGGGTTTCAATCTAGTTGGGTATGGCTGTACTACTTGTATCGGAAATTCAGGTGATCTTGATCAAATCGTTGCAGATGCAATTACAGAAAATG ACATCATCGCGGCTGCTGTTCTTTCTGGAAACCGTAACTTTGAAGGGCGGATACATCCATTAACTCAAGCTAATTATCTTGCTTCTCCTCCTCTAGTCGTTGTATATGCTCTTGCTGGCACT GTTGATATCAATTTTGAAGAGGAGCCAATTGGAACTGGAAAGGGCAACAGACCAATTTTCCTAAGGGACATCTGGCCATCTAGCAAGAAAGTATCAGAA ATTGTGCATTCCAATGTCTTGGTTGATATGTTCAAAAGTACTTATGAGGCAATCACGAAAGGCAATCCCATGTGGAACCAACTGGTGGTTCCAACAGCAGATGTTTACTCTTGGGATCCTAATTCAACCTACATTCGTGAGCCTCCTTTCTTTAAAGGCATGAGTATGGATCCACCTGGGCCTCATAGTATAAAGGATGCCTACTGCTTGTTGTGCTTTGGTGACTGTGTAACCACAGATCATATTTCACCAGCTGGGAGCATTCACAAGGATAGCCCAGCTGCCAAGTATCTTGTTGACCATTCTGTGAAGCCCGGGGATTTTAATTCGTATGGCAGCCGTCGCGGAAACTATGAAGTAATGATGAGGGGAACCTTCGGCAATATTCGGATTGTCAACAAGCTTTTGGACGGTGAACCTGGACCAAAAACAATTCACGTTCCAACAAGAGAGAAGCTTTATGTCTATGATGCTGCCATG AGGTATAAGAATGATGGGCAAGACACAATTGTATTGGCAGGTTCTGAATATGGGACTGGAAGTTCGAGGGACTGGGATGCAAAACGCACTATGTTGCTG GGAGTTAAGGCTGTAATTGCCAAAAGTTCCGAAAGAATCCATCGAAGCAATTTAGTCGGGATGGGTGTTATTCCTCTGTGCTTCAAGTCTGGAGAAGATATGGACTCAATTGGTTTGACTGGACAAGAACAATACACTATTCATCTTCCAAGCAGTGTTCATGAAATGCAGCCCGGCCAGGATATTGTTGTTACCACAAGCACACGAAAATCGTTTACGTGTACGCTTCGCTTTGACACAGAG GTGGAACTGTCTTACTTTGATCATGGGGGAATACTACAATACGTTATGCGAAAACTTATCAGTTCAGCACATTAG
- the LOC109764785 gene encoding aconitate hydratase, cytoplasmic isoform X2 yields MATSSSNSNPFSFVLRGLRDRDGGNCGSYYSILDLGDQRIDKLPYTIRVLLESAVRNCDEFQITKEDVEKIMGWEKTSLEQVEIPFKPSRVILQDFTGVPVLVDLASMRDAMSELGGNPDKINPMVPADLVIDHSVTANVVRSQNAIQANMELEFERNKERFAFLKWGSSAFHNMLIIPPGSGIVHQPMSMVLPGVVGFKLHGTLRDGVTATDLVLTVTQMLRKHGVVGKFVEFYGRGMEELALADRATIANMAPEYGATVGFFPVDHITLEYLKMTGREDETVSTIEAYLRANKMFVDYNEPKIEPTYSSYIELDLGDVEPCISGPKRPHDRVTLKDMKADWHACLENKIGFKGYGIPKDLQNRVVKFDFHGQTAELKHGTVVIAAITSCTNTSNPTVMIASGLVAKKAYELGLEVKPWIKTSLAPGSGVVTKYLLRSGLLKYLSDLGFNLVGYGCTTCIGNSGDLDQIVADAITENDIIAAAVLSGNRNFEGRIHPLTQANYLASPPLVVVYALAGTVDINFEEEPIGTGKGNRPIFLRDIWPSSKKVSEIVHSNVLVDMFKSTYEAITKGNPMWNQLVVPTADVYSWDPNSTYIREPPFFKGMSMDPPGPHSIKDAYCLLCFGDCVTTDHISPAGSIHKDSPAAKYLVDHSVKPGDFNSYGSRRGNYEVMMRGTFGNIRIVNKLLDGEPGPKTIHVPTREKLYVYDAAMRYKNDGQDTIVLAGSEYGTGSSRDWDAKRTMLLGVKAVIAKSSERIHRSNLVGMGVIPLCFKSGEDMDSIGLTGQEQYTIHLPSSVHEMQPGQDIVVTTSTRKSFTCTLRFDTEVELSYFDHGGILQYVMRKLISSAH; encoded by the exons ATGG CTaccagcagcagcaacagcaatcCATTCAGCTTCGTGTTGAGGGGGCTCCGAGACCGCGACGGTGGCAATTGTGGCAGCTACTACAGCATCCTCGACCTAGGCGATCAGCGAATAG ATAAACTGCCATACACCATTCGTGTTCTTCTTGAATCTGCGGTACGTAATTGTGACGAGTTCCAAATAACCAAGGAGGATGTAGAGAAGATCATGGGCTGGGAGAAAACCTCCCTGGAGCAAGTTGAAATACCATTCAAACCCTCACGTGTGATACTTCAG GATTTTACCGGTGTGCCTGTCCTTGTTGACCTTGCAAGCATGCGTGACGCAATGTCGGAATTAGGTGGCAATCCTGATAAGATTAACCCGATG GTTCCAGCAGACCTTGTAATTGATCACTCAGTAACTGCTAATGTGGTGAGGTCACAAAATGCGATACAGGCCAATATGGAACTGGAATTCGAGAGAAACAAGGAACGGTTCGCCTTCCTTAAATGGGGGTCTTCTGCATTTCACAATATGCTTATCATACCTCCTGGTTCTGGTATTGTTCATCAG CCCATGAGCATGGTATTACCTGGTGTCGTTGGATTCAAGCTACATGGAACACTAAGGGATGGGGTCACAGCAACTGATCTAGTTCTCACAGTTACCCAAATGCTTCGGAAACATGGTGTTGTTGGAAAGTTTGTGGAGTTCTATG GCCGAGGTATGGAAGAGCTTGCATTGGCTGATAGAGCAACAATTGCAAATATGGCACCAGAGTATGGAGCAACTGTTGGTTTCTTTCCAGTTGACCATATCACCTTAGAATATCTTAAAATGACTGGAAGAGAAGATGAAACT GTATCAACAATAGAGGCATATCTACGTGCAAACAAAATGTTTGTGGATTACAATGAA CCTAAAATAGAACCGACATATTCATCGTACATAGAATTGGATCTGGGAGATGTTGAGCCATGTATTTCTGGTCCGAAGAG ACCTCATGATCGAGTCACCTTAAAAGACATGAAGGCAGACTGGCATGCATGTCTGGAAAATAAAATTGGTTTCAAG GGTTATGGTATCCCAAAAGATTTGCAAAATAGAGTTGTGAAGTTTGATTTTCATGGGCAAACTGCAGAGCTTAAACATGGGACTGTTGTCATAGCTGCTATCACAAGCTGCACAAACACCTCAAACCCCACCGTTATGATTGCTTCTGGGTTGGTTGCAAAGAAAGCTTACGAGTTGGGCCTCGAG GTCAAACCATGGATTAAAACAAGTCTTGCACCTGGGTCAGGAGTTGTTACCAAATATCTGCTTAGGAG TGGTTTGCTGAAGTACTTAAGCGACCTGGGTTTCAATCTAGTTGGGTATGGCTGTACTACTTGTATCGGAAATTCAGGTGATCTTGATCAAATCGTTGCAGATGCAATTACAGAAAATG ACATCATCGCGGCTGCTGTTCTTTCTGGAAACCGTAACTTTGAAGGGCGGATACATCCATTAACTCAAGCTAATTATCTTGCTTCTCCTCCTCTAGTCGTTGTATATGCTCTTGCTGGCACT GTTGATATCAATTTTGAAGAGGAGCCAATTGGAACTGGAAAGGGCAACAGACCAATTTTCCTAAGGGACATCTGGCCATCTAGCAAGAAAGTATCAGAA ATTGTGCATTCCAATGTCTTGGTTGATATGTTCAAAAGTACTTATGAGGCAATCACGAAAGGCAATCCCATGTGGAACCAACTGGTGGTTCCAACAGCAGATGTTTACTCTTGGGATCCTAATTCAACCTACATTCGTGAGCCTCCTTTCTTTAAAGGCATGAGTATGGATCCACCTGGGCCTCATAGTATAAAGGATGCCTACTGCTTGTTGTGCTTTGGTGACTGTGTAACCACAGATCATATTTCACCAGCTGGGAGCATTCACAAGGATAGCCCAGCTGCCAAGTATCTTGTTGACCATTCTGTGAAGCCCGGGGATTTTAATTCGTATGGCAGCCGTCGCGGAAACTATGAAGTAATGATGAGGGGAACCTTCGGCAATATTCGGATTGTCAACAAGCTTTTGGACGGTGAACCTGGACCAAAAACAATTCACGTTCCAACAAGAGAGAAGCTTTATGTCTATGATGCTGCCATG AGGTATAAGAATGATGGGCAAGACACAATTGTATTGGCAGGTTCTGAATATGGGACTGGAAGTTCGAGGGACTGGGATGCAAAACGCACTATGTTGCTG GGAGTTAAGGCTGTAATTGCCAAAAGTTCCGAAAGAATCCATCGAAGCAATTTAGTCGGGATGGGTGTTATTCCTCTGTGCTTCAAGTCTGGAGAAGATATGGACTCAATTGGTTTGACTGGACAAGAACAATACACTATTCATCTTCCAAGCAGTGTTCATGAAATGCAGCCCGGCCAGGATATTGTTGTTACCACAAGCACACGAAAATCGTTTACGTGTACGCTTCGCTTTGACACAGAG GTGGAACTGTCTTACTTTGATCATGGGGGAATACTACAATACGTTATGCGAAAACTTATCAGTTCAGCACATTAG
- the LOC109764785 gene encoding aconitate hydratase, cytoplasmic isoform X4, translating into MATSSSNSNPFSFVLRGLRDRDGGNCGSYYSILDLGDQRIDKLPYTIRVLLESAVRNCDEFQITKEDVEKIMGWEKTSLEQVEIPFKPSRVILQDFTGVPVLVDLASMRDAMSELGGNPDKINPMVPADLVIDHSVTANVVRSQNAIQANMELEFERNKERFAFLKWGSSAFHNMLIIPPGSGIVHQVNLEYLARVVFNRDGLLYPDSVLGTDSHTTMINGLGVVGWGVGGIDAEAAMLGQPMSMVLPGVVGFKLHGTLRDGVTATDLVLTVTQMLRKHGVVGKFVEFYGRGMEELALADRATIANMAPEYGATVGFFPVDHITLEYLKMTGREDETVSTIEAYLRANKMFVDYNEPKIEPTYSSYIELDLGDVEPCISGPKRPHDRVTLKDMKADWHACLENKIGFKGYGIPKDLQNRVVKFDFHGQTAELKHGTVVIAAITSCTNTSNPTVMIASGLVAKKAYELGLEVKPWIKTSLAPGSGVVTKYLLRSGLLKYLSDLGFNLVGYGCTTCIGNSGDLDQIVADAITENDIIAAAVLSGNRNFEGRIHPLTQANYLASPPLVVVYALAGTVDINFEEEPIGTGKGNRPIFLRDIWPSSKKVSEIVHSNVLVDMFKSTYEAITKGNPMWNQLVVPTADVYSWDPNSTYIREPPFFKGMSMDPPGPHSIKDAYCLLCFGDCVTTDHISPAGSIHKDSPAAKYLVDHSVKPGDFNSYGSRRGNYEVMMRGTFGNIRIVNKLLDGEPGPKTIHVPTREKLYVYDAAMVLNMGLEVRGTGMQNALCCWELRL; encoded by the exons ATGG CTaccagcagcagcaacagcaatcCATTCAGCTTCGTGTTGAGGGGGCTCCGAGACCGCGACGGTGGCAATTGTGGCAGCTACTACAGCATCCTCGACCTAGGCGATCAGCGAATAG ATAAACTGCCATACACCATTCGTGTTCTTCTTGAATCTGCGGTACGTAATTGTGACGAGTTCCAAATAACCAAGGAGGATGTAGAGAAGATCATGGGCTGGGAGAAAACCTCCCTGGAGCAAGTTGAAATACCATTCAAACCCTCACGTGTGATACTTCAG GATTTTACCGGTGTGCCTGTCCTTGTTGACCTTGCAAGCATGCGTGACGCAATGTCGGAATTAGGTGGCAATCCTGATAAGATTAACCCGATG GTTCCAGCAGACCTTGTAATTGATCACTCAGTAACTGCTAATGTGGTGAGGTCACAAAATGCGATACAGGCCAATATGGAACTGGAATTCGAGAGAAACAAGGAACGGTTCGCCTTCCTTAAATGGGGGTCTTCTGCATTTCACAATATGCTTATCATACCTCCTGGTTCTGGTATTGTTCATCAG GTAAATCTTGAGTATCTTGCCAGAGTTGTTTTCAACAGAGATGGCCTTCTTTATCCTGATAGTGTTCTGGGGACTGATTCCCACACTACAATGATAAATGGACTGGGTGTTGTTGGTTGGGGGGTTGGAGGGATTGATGCTGAGGCAGCTATGCTTGGTCAG CCCATGAGCATGGTATTACCTGGTGTCGTTGGATTCAAGCTACATGGAACACTAAGGGATGGGGTCACAGCAACTGATCTAGTTCTCACAGTTACCCAAATGCTTCGGAAACATGGTGTTGTTGGAAAGTTTGTGGAGTTCTATG GCCGAGGTATGGAAGAGCTTGCATTGGCTGATAGAGCAACAATTGCAAATATGGCACCAGAGTATGGAGCAACTGTTGGTTTCTTTCCAGTTGACCATATCACCTTAGAATATCTTAAAATGACTGGAAGAGAAGATGAAACT GTATCAACAATAGAGGCATATCTACGTGCAAACAAAATGTTTGTGGATTACAATGAA CCTAAAATAGAACCGACATATTCATCGTACATAGAATTGGATCTGGGAGATGTTGAGCCATGTATTTCTGGTCCGAAGAG ACCTCATGATCGAGTCACCTTAAAAGACATGAAGGCAGACTGGCATGCATGTCTGGAAAATAAAATTGGTTTCAAG GGTTATGGTATCCCAAAAGATTTGCAAAATAGAGTTGTGAAGTTTGATTTTCATGGGCAAACTGCAGAGCTTAAACATGGGACTGTTGTCATAGCTGCTATCACAAGCTGCACAAACACCTCAAACCCCACCGTTATGATTGCTTCTGGGTTGGTTGCAAAGAAAGCTTACGAGTTGGGCCTCGAG GTCAAACCATGGATTAAAACAAGTCTTGCACCTGGGTCAGGAGTTGTTACCAAATATCTGCTTAGGAG TGGTTTGCTGAAGTACTTAAGCGACCTGGGTTTCAATCTAGTTGGGTATGGCTGTACTACTTGTATCGGAAATTCAGGTGATCTTGATCAAATCGTTGCAGATGCAATTACAGAAAATG ACATCATCGCGGCTGCTGTTCTTTCTGGAAACCGTAACTTTGAAGGGCGGATACATCCATTAACTCAAGCTAATTATCTTGCTTCTCCTCCTCTAGTCGTTGTATATGCTCTTGCTGGCACT GTTGATATCAATTTTGAAGAGGAGCCAATTGGAACTGGAAAGGGCAACAGACCAATTTTCCTAAGGGACATCTGGCCATCTAGCAAGAAAGTATCAGAA ATTGTGCATTCCAATGTCTTGGTTGATATGTTCAAAAGTACTTATGAGGCAATCACGAAAGGCAATCCCATGTGGAACCAACTGGTGGTTCCAACAGCAGATGTTTACTCTTGGGATCCTAATTCAACCTACATTCGTGAGCCTCCTTTCTTTAAAGGCATGAGTATGGATCCACCTGGGCCTCATAGTATAAAGGATGCCTACTGCTTGTTGTGCTTTGGTGACTGTGTAACCACAGATCATATTTCACCAGCTGGGAGCATTCACAAGGATAGCCCAGCTGCCAAGTATCTTGTTGACCATTCTGTGAAGCCCGGGGATTTTAATTCGTATGGCAGCCGTCGCGGAAACTATGAAGTAATGATGAGGGGAACCTTCGGCAATATTCGGATTGTCAACAAGCTTTTGGACGGTGAACCTGGACCAAAAACAATTCACGTTCCAACAAGAGAGAAGCTTTATGTCTATGATGCTGCCATG GTTCTGAATATGGGACTGGAAGTTCGAGGGACTGGGATGCAAAACGCACTATGTTGCTG GGAGTTAAGGCTGTAA
- the LOC109764785 gene encoding putative aconitate hydratase, cytoplasmic isoform X3, with translation MGWEKTSLEQVEIPFKPSRVILQDFTGVPVLVDLASMRDAMSELGGNPDKINPMVPADLVIDHSVTANVVRSQNAIQANMELEFERNKERFAFLKWGSSAFHNMLIIPPGSGIVHQVNLEYLARVVFNRDGLLYPDSVLGTDSHTTMINGLGVVGWGVGGIDAEAAMLGQPMSMVLPGVVGFKLHGTLRDGVTATDLVLTVTQMLRKHGVVGKFVEFYGRGMEELALADRATIANMAPEYGATVGFFPVDHITLEYLKMTGREDETVSTIEAYLRANKMFVDYNEPKIEPTYSSYIELDLGDVEPCISGPKRPHDRVTLKDMKADWHACLENKIGFKGYGIPKDLQNRVVKFDFHGQTAELKHGTVVIAAITSCTNTSNPTVMIASGLVAKKAYELGLEVKPWIKTSLAPGSGVVTKYLLRSGLLKYLSDLGFNLVGYGCTTCIGNSGDLDQIVADAITENDIIAAAVLSGNRNFEGRIHPLTQANYLASPPLVVVYALAGTVDINFEEEPIGTGKGNRPIFLRDIWPSSKKVSEIVHSNVLVDMFKSTYEAITKGNPMWNQLVVPTADVYSWDPNSTYIREPPFFKGMSMDPPGPHSIKDAYCLLCFGDCVTTDHISPAGSIHKDSPAAKYLVDHSVKPGDFNSYGSRRGNYEVMMRGTFGNIRIVNKLLDGEPGPKTIHVPTREKLYVYDAAMRYKNDGQDTIVLAGSEYGTGSSRDWDAKRTMLLGVKAVIAKSSERIHRSNLVGMGVIPLCFKSGEDMDSIGLTGQEQYTIHLPSSVHEMQPGQDIVVTTSTRKSFTCTLRFDTEVELSYFDHGGILQYVMRKLISSAH, from the exons ATGGGCTGGGAGAAAACCTCCCTGGAGCAAGTTGAAATACCATTCAAACCCTCACGTGTGATACTTCAG GATTTTACCGGTGTGCCTGTCCTTGTTGACCTTGCAAGCATGCGTGACGCAATGTCGGAATTAGGTGGCAATCCTGATAAGATTAACCCGATG GTTCCAGCAGACCTTGTAATTGATCACTCAGTAACTGCTAATGTGGTGAGGTCACAAAATGCGATACAGGCCAATATGGAACTGGAATTCGAGAGAAACAAGGAACGGTTCGCCTTCCTTAAATGGGGGTCTTCTGCATTTCACAATATGCTTATCATACCTCCTGGTTCTGGTATTGTTCATCAG GTAAATCTTGAGTATCTTGCCAGAGTTGTTTTCAACAGAGATGGCCTTCTTTATCCTGATAGTGTTCTGGGGACTGATTCCCACACTACAATGATAAATGGACTGGGTGTTGTTGGTTGGGGGGTTGGAGGGATTGATGCTGAGGCAGCTATGCTTGGTCAG CCCATGAGCATGGTATTACCTGGTGTCGTTGGATTCAAGCTACATGGAACACTAAGGGATGGGGTCACAGCAACTGATCTAGTTCTCACAGTTACCCAAATGCTTCGGAAACATGGTGTTGTTGGAAAGTTTGTGGAGTTCTATG GCCGAGGTATGGAAGAGCTTGCATTGGCTGATAGAGCAACAATTGCAAATATGGCACCAGAGTATGGAGCAACTGTTGGTTTCTTTCCAGTTGACCATATCACCTTAGAATATCTTAAAATGACTGGAAGAGAAGATGAAACT GTATCAACAATAGAGGCATATCTACGTGCAAACAAAATGTTTGTGGATTACAATGAA CCTAAAATAGAACCGACATATTCATCGTACATAGAATTGGATCTGGGAGATGTTGAGCCATGTATTTCTGGTCCGAAGAG ACCTCATGATCGAGTCACCTTAAAAGACATGAAGGCAGACTGGCATGCATGTCTGGAAAATAAAATTGGTTTCAAG GGTTATGGTATCCCAAAAGATTTGCAAAATAGAGTTGTGAAGTTTGATTTTCATGGGCAAACTGCAGAGCTTAAACATGGGACTGTTGTCATAGCTGCTATCACAAGCTGCACAAACACCTCAAACCCCACCGTTATGATTGCTTCTGGGTTGGTTGCAAAGAAAGCTTACGAGTTGGGCCTCGAG GTCAAACCATGGATTAAAACAAGTCTTGCACCTGGGTCAGGAGTTGTTACCAAATATCTGCTTAGGAG TGGTTTGCTGAAGTACTTAAGCGACCTGGGTTTCAATCTAGTTGGGTATGGCTGTACTACTTGTATCGGAAATTCAGGTGATCTTGATCAAATCGTTGCAGATGCAATTACAGAAAATG ACATCATCGCGGCTGCTGTTCTTTCTGGAAACCGTAACTTTGAAGGGCGGATACATCCATTAACTCAAGCTAATTATCTTGCTTCTCCTCCTCTAGTCGTTGTATATGCTCTTGCTGGCACT GTTGATATCAATTTTGAAGAGGAGCCAATTGGAACTGGAAAGGGCAACAGACCAATTTTCCTAAGGGACATCTGGCCATCTAGCAAGAAAGTATCAGAA ATTGTGCATTCCAATGTCTTGGTTGATATGTTCAAAAGTACTTATGAGGCAATCACGAAAGGCAATCCCATGTGGAACCAACTGGTGGTTCCAACAGCAGATGTTTACTCTTGGGATCCTAATTCAACCTACATTCGTGAGCCTCCTTTCTTTAAAGGCATGAGTATGGATCCACCTGGGCCTCATAGTATAAAGGATGCCTACTGCTTGTTGTGCTTTGGTGACTGTGTAACCACAGATCATATTTCACCAGCTGGGAGCATTCACAAGGATAGCCCAGCTGCCAAGTATCTTGTTGACCATTCTGTGAAGCCCGGGGATTTTAATTCGTATGGCAGCCGTCGCGGAAACTATGAAGTAATGATGAGGGGAACCTTCGGCAATATTCGGATTGTCAACAAGCTTTTGGACGGTGAACCTGGACCAAAAACAATTCACGTTCCAACAAGAGAGAAGCTTTATGTCTATGATGCTGCCATG AGGTATAAGAATGATGGGCAAGACACAATTGTATTGGCAGGTTCTGAATATGGGACTGGAAGTTCGAGGGACTGGGATGCAAAACGCACTATGTTGCTG GGAGTTAAGGCTGTAATTGCCAAAAGTTCCGAAAGAATCCATCGAAGCAATTTAGTCGGGATGGGTGTTATTCCTCTGTGCTTCAAGTCTGGAGAAGATATGGACTCAATTGGTTTGACTGGACAAGAACAATACACTATTCATCTTCCAAGCAGTGTTCATGAAATGCAGCCCGGCCAGGATATTGTTGTTACCACAAGCACACGAAAATCGTTTACGTGTACGCTTCGCTTTGACACAGAG GTGGAACTGTCTTACTTTGATCATGGGGGAATACTACAATACGTTATGCGAAAACTTATCAGTTCAGCACATTAG